The following DNA comes from Chryseobacterium gallinarum.
AAGCAGGAAATTTTCGCAAAACACGGAAAATCTGCACAAGACACAGGAAGTGCTGAAGGACAAATTGCACTTTTCACTTTCAGAATCAACCATCTTTCTGCTCACTTAAAGAGCAACCATAAAGATTTCAACACTGAAAAATCTTTGGTTAAGCTGGTAGGTAAAAGAAAAAGATTACTAGATTACCTTAAAAATAAAGATATCGCCAGATATAGAGCGATCATCGCTGAACTAGGTTTAAGAAAATAATCTATAAAGATTTTCAAAAACAAAGCAACTTCGAAAGGAGTTGCTTTATTTTTTATAAGCAAAGAGGGCGACAAAGTCTCCAGTTTTGCACTTATCTGTATGTTCTCCAACTTATTCCGCTTTTTTACCAATTTTTCCCAAATGCGTATTCTGAAAACTATCCGGATATTTCAAACCATATCCTAATATTCTGTCAAATGCGGAATGCGAAAATAAAATAGCTCCGATCATCTGTAAATAAGGGAGTGCGAGCACCGTGCCGGCAAGATAAACAACAATAGCAATTCCTAAATGGTGAAACAGGTTATAACAAAAGGCACCTGCTTTATTATTAATCGTATATCCCAGCATGGAAATATCAGGAGCAAGGAAAAGTCCTGCAAACCACCACCAGGAGTATCCCGTTTGTGCAAAAGCTAGAATTCCAAGGATTAAAAAGGCTGCGTATTCAAGTTGTAACTGAAACTTCATCAGAATAAGGAATTTAATGATTATATAAATTAAGTCGGAATTTCGGGAAGAAAGTTACATACAAGGCCAAGAGTTTAGGATCAGAATGCTTCTAAAAGTGCAGGCGCCTGTATGTGTAAGAGTGCAAGAATGAAATAATATTTTGTGATTAACGATGTGCTTATGATTTAAAAATGAGAATTTTTATTGCTTGCCCATAAGATAAAGTCGTGAAAATATAACAGGCTGTTCCGGAAATGAAACAGCCTGTTTAAATTATTTTATATAGAGGTTAATGTCCTGATTTCGCTTCAGTGCTTTCTACATGCCCCAGAAATTTGGTGCAGTAAGCTCCGAAAATAAGAATCACAAGATAACAGAACACCGGGATGATAAATGACTGCTGTACTCCGAACTGGTCTGCAAGATACCCCTGAAGAATAGGAACGATAGCTCCTCCTAAAATTGCCATCACAACCAGGGATGAGCCCTGACTTGTATATTTCCCCAGTCCTGAAATCGCCAAAGTGTAGATATTGGAAAACATGATTGAATTGAAAATTCCGATTCCCAAAACACTGTACATGGCCATTTCCCCATGATTAACCATAGTTGAAATCAGCAGGATAACATTAATTGCGGCAAAAATGGAAAGAGTTCTTGCCGGAGCCGCTTTCCCCACAAAGAATGCTGCAAAGTTCAGTAATATAAATACCAGGAAAAAGCTTATTTGGGCAAAACTAAGGTTAACAATGCTGAAAATCACAAGGAAAACCAATGTGGCAGCTCCTAGCATAAAAACTGCTTTTTTAGCCTGGCTCATCGATTGGTTTAATGAAATAGCTCCAAGGAAACGTCCGATCATTGCACCTCCCCAATATAATGAAAGATAATTTTTACTGATCGCTTCATTGAATTTCATGGTTTCTTCAAGGAAACTGATAATAAAACTTCCTACTGCCACCTCACCTCCAACGTAACAAAACATGGTAAAGACTCCGAATTTCAGGTGATTAAATTTCAATGCTCCCCATCCTTGGAGTGTTTCTTCAGTTTCCATTTGAAACGAAGGAAGCTTCACTCTTGAAATTAATAAACCTACCAACAGGAGGATGGCAGCGAAGATTAAATAAGGTATTCTTGTTGCCACCGCACTGAATGTTCCGTCCGGTTCCGAAAATAATTCAAAAATTAAGTGTCCTCCCAATACGGGCGCAATCGTAGTTCCGAAAGCGTTGAAAGCCTGTGTCATATTTAAGCGGCTGGATGCTGATTCTTCTGAACCCAGCAATGAAACATACGCATTGGCTGTGATCTGCAAAACAGTGAAACCTAATCCCAGAATAAACAATGCACCTAAAAACAAAGGATAATAAGAGAAAGTGGCTGCCGGATAAAACAGGATACAGCCGAAAGCTGCCAATACAATCCCGAAAAGAATTCCTTTTTTATATCCCACTTTATTGATAGGGTCACCTTTGGAAATGGAAATAAGGAAATAAACCAGGGAACCGATAAAGTAAGCTCCGAAAAAGCAGAACTGTACCAGCATGGATTCAAAAAAAGTCAGTTTGAAAAGTTGTTTCAGATAAGGGATCAGAATATCATTCATACAGGTAATGAATCCCCACATAAAAAAAAGCAGGGTGATGGTGATCAATGGAACCGTATAATTCCTGCTTTGTGATTGTACTTCTTTATTCATAAACATTTATTTAATATAAAAGGGGCCCTTTCTTCGATAAGGATACCTTAATTTTTTGCCTGCAGCATATTATTTTGTGAAGTAAGGCAAATATAAGAGATAGGTTTGTTGTTTTGCAATTGTTTTCCAGTTTTATCTGTCAGATATTATTTTCTTTTTTTGAGACAATAATACAAAAAAGCAATGATTTTTTAGGACAATTTATGAAAAAACAATTTTCATTTTTTGCCAATAATAATGAATAAGTTCTGAATTAAGTTGAATCTTTCATTTGCCGACAGACATAATTTTATAATCCGATACCTTATTTATACAAACGAAAAATTTAATATTTCATTATTATATAGTACCTTTGCAAACGAAAATTTAAAGAGTTTAAATATTAATCATACTCAATACGGAGTATAAAGACGAAAATTTATGAGTATACCTCAAGCGTTTACAGAAACGGTTACCCTTGCAGATGGCAGGGAAATCACGATTGAAACGGGGAAGCTGGCTAAGCAGGCTGACGGATCCGTAGTTGTTAAATGTGGTGGGACAATGCTTTTAGCAACTGTTGTAGCCAATAAAGAAGCAAATCCCGGAGTAGACTTTTTACCATTAACAGTAGATTACAGGGAAAAGTTCTATGCGGGAGGAAGAATTCCAGGGAATTTCTTCCGTAGAGAAGCAAAACCATCTGATGATGAAGTGCTTACTATGAGATTGGTAGACAGGGTATTGCGTCCGCTTTTCCCTGAAGATTTCCATGCGGAAGTACAGGTGATGATCTCACTGATCTCTTATGACAAAGAGGTGATGCCTGAAGCATTAGCCGGTCTGGCAGCTTCTGCGGCCATCGCCATTACAGATATTCCTTTCAATGGACCAATGTCTGAAGCCAGGGTAATAAAAATAGACGGAGAGCTATCTGTAAACCCAAGTTATGAAAATTTATTAAAAGCAGATATCGATATTATGGTGGGAGCTACTAAAGACTCCATCGTAATGGTAGAAGGTGAGATGAAAGAAATCTCCGAGCAGGAAATGCTGGAGGCAATCAATTTTGCTCATGCAGAAATCAAAAAACAGATTGAAGCCCAGGAGAGATTAGCTGCAAAAGTAGGAAAATCTTTCCCTAAAAGAGAATACAGCCACGAAGAGCATGACGAAGCCATTCGTGAAAAAGTATGGAATGAATGCTACAACAAAGTGTATGAAGTAGCAAAAACTCCATCCAATAAAGAAGAAAGAGGAGAGAAGTTCAAAGCAGTTCTTGAGGAATTTTTAGCCCAGTATGCTGAAGATGAAGAAGAATTGGCAAGAGTGACTCCTTTCGTTAAAGTATATTACCACGACGTAGAGAAAGAAGCTATGCGTCAGATGATCCTTGAAGACAATATCCGTCTTGATGGTCGTGATCCGCAAACGATCCGTCCGATCTGGTCAGAGATTGACTATCTTCCGGGAGCTCACGGTTCAGCAATCTTTACAAGAGGGGAAACCCAGTCTCTGACTGCCGTAACATTAGGCTCTGTAAAAGATGCCAACATGATCGACAGCGTAATCACGCAGCACGACGAGAGATTCTTCCTGCATTATAATTTCCCTCCGTTCTCAACTGGTGAAGCAAGACCTTTAAGAGGTACATCAAGAAGAGAGGTAGGACACGGAAACCTGGCACAAAGAGCTTTAACAGCAGTAATTCCCCAGGAAAACCCATATACCATCAGAATTGTTTCCGATATCCTGGAATCAAACGGTTCCTCTTCAATGGCAACTGTTTGTGCCGGAACATTGGCATTAATGGATGCCGGAGTTCAGATTACAAAACCTGTTTCAGGGATTGCAATGGGATTGATTACGGATAAAAAATCAGGAAAATGGACTGTACTTTCAGATATCTTAGGTGATGAAGACCACCTTGGAGATATGGACTTCAAAGTAACCGGTACAGCAGACGGTATCACAGCTTGTCAGATGGATATTAAAATCCAGGGACTTTCTATGGATATCATGGAAAAGGCTTTAATGCAGGCTAAAGACGGAAGATTACACATCCTTAATAAAATCACAGAAACTATTGCCCAGCCAAGACCGGATGTGAAGCCTCATGCTCCGAAGATGGTAATAATGGAGATTGCAAAAGACTTCATTGGAGCGGTAATCGGGCCTGGTGGAAAAATTATTCAACAGCTACAGAAAGATACGGATACGGTTGTTTCAATTGAAGAAATCGGAGAAATCGGACGTATTGAAATTGCCGGAACAGACAGGGAGAAAATCAATGCTGCGATCGCTAAGATCAATGAGATTACCTTCGTACCGGTTGTAGGTGAAGTATACAAAGGTAAGGTAGTGAAAGTGATGGATTTTGGAGCTTTTGTGGCCATTGCCAAAGGTACTGAAGGACTTCTGCACATTTCAGAAATTGAATGGAAGCGCCTTGATAAGGTTCCATACGCTGAAGGTGATGAAGTAGAAGTAAAATTCATGGGGTATGATGACCGTAAGAAAATGAAGCTTTCCCGTAAAGTTCTTTTGCCAAGACCTCCAAAACCGGAAGGTAAACCGAAAGCTGAAGGACAAGGAAGACCACAAGGCGGAAAACCTGCAGAAAACCAGACGCCTACTACAGAAGCATAAGAAATATTCTTAGATATGAAAAATCCCTCATTTTGAGGGATTTTTTGTTTGTATAGGGTTGAAAAGTGCAACCAGAAGGTTTTTACCTGTGATAACATTAAATGCTTTATAGGTCAGGGTTTATTTTTTCTCTTTTAATTGTATATGCTCCCTTGCATCTTCAACAGTCTTTATTTCAGCTTCCGATTCTTTGTTTTAAATCCTCAGCTCCCCCGGTTTTTCTCGGCTGTCCGTTTTTAGAAGAACCAAAGTTATAAGTGTAGGAAAGTGTCACCACACGGGAGTCCCTTTTCACAACAAAATTTTCTACATAATTATTAAAAACAGTTTGTGCTTTAGGGTTACTGGAGAAAAATACATCGTTGAATGCAAGCTTCAGGATGCTGTTATTTTTAAATTTCTTCTGGGCTCCTATATTCAGGTACCAGATGGGTCTTACGTCCATATAGGCATAAATTTCCCGGGTTCTGTAATTGCCTGTGACTTCTGCTGTGAATCCATTTCCTAATTTGAAGGAGTTGATGCTGTTGATATTGAAATTAAAATTTCCTTTGTTGTTGATCTGGGTTTCAGAAACATTTCCGGTGTAAGTCGCATAATAAAAATTGGCATTGTTATTCATGTCCCACCATTGGGTCACTTTTACAGGAGCGATCAGGTAAAGGCCGTAGTTAGAGACCGAGCTGAGGTTTTCAATAGTTTGTACGGTCACATTTTTACCATCTTCTATAACAGGCTTGATGACATCCGTAATATTGTCACTGGTTTTACTGTAGCTTAATGTAAAGAAATATTTATTGCTTAAGCTATAGGTAATTTCATAATTCATCATGGTTTGTGGGCTCAGGTCAGGATTTCCGGTTTTGGAAGTGGTAGGATCCAGATAGAACTTAAACGGGTTCAGCTGCATATAACTGGGTCTTGTGATCCTTCTGCTGAAATTGATTTCCAGGTTGCTTTTATCCGTCAGGTCATAAGAGAAAACAGCACTTGGAAATAATTGCGTATAATTTTGTTTATTAACCTGATTCGTAGCAAGCTGTGTTCCTTTTATGTTGGTATTCTCTACTCTTAAACCGGCTGTCATTTTTAATTTTTCCCATTTTTTGGAGACATTTCCATAGATGGCATTAATATTTTCTTCATAAATAAAATGATTGCTCTTTGAAGGATCAAAAACCGGATTTCCGGCGTCTAAATTGAAAAACTTCAGATCACTGTCGTTTTTTACAAAGCTGGTCTTAATTCCTCCTTCCAGTTTCCAGTCATTTTTTAAATTTTTAGCGAGATCAGATTTTAATGAATAAATATTTAATTTTCCATTGATATCACCTTTTAAAATATCAAGCCTGTCAGAATTTTCAGATATCAGGTGGGTTTTTGTTTCAAAATTTTGAAGCGAGGAATTGGTATAATTAATATAATCAAAATCTGTAGTCAGTTCCGATCCTAAAGAATCAAGAGCATATTTATGGTTCAGGTTCACCGAAAAATTATCCCAGTCATTTTTTGTGGTACTCAGTGTATTGAAAGTACTTTCAGGAATGCGGTTGTTGTTCAGTGTTATATTGTTGTTATCACCATCCAGATTAAGCCTGCTGGTGACCAGGCCTAAAGAAAAGCCCAGCACATTTTTATCATTCATATAATAGTCCATTCCGGCTTTTGCCACATGACTTTTAATGCCAAACTTTAGATAATTATCCTGTAAATAAGCTTTTTCAAAATTATTATTGTTATAAAAATTTCTATCCAGGATCAGGTGGTTGTAAAGCTCCCTGTAGGCAAAACTGTAATTTCCGAATATATTGAACTTTTTATTCCTGTGATTAATGCTGAAGCTGTTATTGTTCTTCACATACTTTCCTGTTCCTATAGAGGATGAAGGAAGCCCTTTCAGATAATTGGCGAGATCACTTCCGGTCATTGGTGTATTTTTACCATCAATCTGGATGAGCAGGTTTCCTTTTCCCCTGAGGCTGATATTATCATTGGAATCAATGTTGACTCCCGGTGCCTTTTCCAGCACTTCAAAAGCTGAGTTTCCTGTACTGGCAATACTGTTTTCGACATTCATAATCATTTTTCCGTCCTGTCTTTCAATCAGGGGCCTGGTCTTTGTAATGGTTACTCCTTCAATTGATTTTATTTTCAGGTCAATAGGAGGGAGGCTGGTATTGCCTGCCAATGCAATATTGTCAGAATGATAGATTTCAGAGCCGTTTCTGTTAATCTTTAACCGGTAAGTTCCGGGCTTCAGGTCATTGAAACTGAACTTTCCGTTGGCATCTGCAATTTCTGTTTTAATAAGTTTCTGTTCAGAGTCGAATAAATTGATTTCCATCTGCTCTGTTTTCTCAGAGGAAATAGTGCCTGACAAGGACAAGCCCTGCATAGTTTGTGCTGACAAATAACTGCTGAACAGGAACATCCAGATCAGCAGAAATGAAAATATTCTGGCCATAGTGTTTTATTTTTTTGAATTGAGACAGTTTTCTGAAATTTTAAGCAAAGCGGAATACATCACTTCCAGCTCTTTTTTACTAATCCCCTCTAAAGCCGTTTTTCTGTTTTTTTCAACAATATTCTGAACCTTTTCTATGATTTCCTTTCCGGATTCTGTCACTTTTAAATTGGTTTTCCTACGGTCTTCAGGGTGTACGTGTCGTATAATATATTCTGACTTTACCATGATATCAATGATTCTGGTTACAGAAGCATTATCTTTAAATACCAGATCACCAATCTCATTCTGGGTAATTCCCGGGTTTTCCAGAATAGCCTTGATGATAAGCCATTGATCTATGGTTATCGTAAAACCGTTTGCCTTTAGCTGACGTTGTGCATAGTTTCTATAGGCCCTTATGGCTTTATCGATATTGTAGAATATAATTGAATTTAGTTTTTCCATGATATCATTAAAATGATAAATCAATTATTGATATATCAATTAATTGGTTGACCATCAATATACCTTTGTTACACTACCCTGAAATTTTTTTTAAAATAATTTAAAAACTGCCAATAGGATCATTGATTTTTTCCTTTACAGATGGGCCTTTTAGAGAATAAGAGGGAGCTGTATTTTCAATCACTTTAAATAATCCGTCGATTTGTGGCCGCATTCCCGGAGGAGATACATGATAAAACTCTTTGAGAAGATCCAGAGAACCCGGCTTTTTAGGGTACCGGTTGTTGCTTAGGAAATTCCTTAAAGCCAGATTTACTTTTTCCTCCCCAATAAGTTCACTTAATTTTACCATAGCAACAGCACCTTTAGAGTATGAAATATGGGGAACTTTCCCGGTAGCCCTGTAAATAGGAACATTTTCAGATAATCCTTTTTCATTGTCATAGATTTGCTGATGTACGCGGATTCTGTCCGTCATTTTTTCTTTACCATGCATTTTTTTGTAAAGCATCATTTCTGTATACATGGCGAGAGTTTCTGTAAGCATTACGGAGCCTTCACGGTGATCAGGGTCTATCTGGCTGTTGCCCCACCACAGATGGGAGAGTTCGTGGCCCGCGAGTTCATTGATGACATCCTGTTCTTTATCAGCATGAATGTTGGCATGGAATATCATATCTTCAGGCATAAAGATGACTGATGGGTACGCTGTAGCCGCAAAACCTCTGGTAAATGATGAAATTTCTGCGAAAGTAATGGTACTGAAAGGGTATTGCCCAAAATTCTGCTGGCAATAATCCAGGGTGAGTTTTGCATTCTGAATAAGATGCTCTACATTTTCACCATGATTTTTATGATACAGAATGTTGATCAGGATTCCCTTGTAATTTACTTTCTGAATCTGATATACTGCGGATGAAAAGGCAAACCGGAAAGGGATATTTTTCGCGTAATATCGGGAATAGTTCCTTCCTGCTGTACTCCAGCTTTTTATAAGATCTCCGGTACCCACAGCTGTTTGATTGCCCTCTGTAGAAAGGGTCATATCCAATGTAATAAAATCTTTTTTAAATACTGCCGGATTTTCGGGACTCTGTAATGGCTCAAGCTTTCCGAGCCGGTATTCTTTCCTTTTTTGCTCATCCTGTATTTCTTCTCCTTTCTGGTATCCGATGCCCGGATAATACCTGCTGATTCTTGCAAATGAACCGTTTTCTATAATAGCATTGAAAGATTGGTGACCGTTAACGGCAAACCATTGGTAAGACAATTCAAAATCAAGGACAGCTTCAGTTTCTGGAGCCATTGGCTGGTTTAATGAAATCTCAGCCGTATTTTCGGCAATTGGAATAATTTCTGATCCGTATTTAAAAATTGCAGATTTCAATCGCAGATCTTTATTAAAATTGATCAGGATTTTACTGACAGGACTTTCTGTTTGATTTTTCAGGAGGTATTTTCCCGTGATTTCATACGTGTTCTCAGATGGATAGAGTTTAATTTCAGTAGTTACACCGGTGATGTCAGGTTGTGGCAGATGTTCATATTGCCGGAATTTTTTTTCATATTGCGCAGCATGCAAAACGGAACTTTCTTCATTTTTTGGGATATACCCTTTCATAAAAAGTGATCCTGAATAGATCCCTGAAAATAAGAGAAGAAAACAAACGGAATATTGAATAACAGAGAGCTTTTTAGTTTTTATGAAAAGAACAGCCAGCCATAACACAGCCATGATACCGACACCAAATAAAAGCCTTTGTAAAAAAGCCTCTTCGTAGGTTCCGTACCCATTAAAATCACTGTAACTGCCTCTGAAATCTGAAAATATTCTTAAAAGCGGATAAGAAAATAACATTTGGGAAGCAGGGCCGGCGAATACAAATGAAGATACAACAGATATGCCCAAAGCAATAAACTTGTTTTTTATAAGGTCATTGATCAACAGTATCAGGCTGGTAAACAAGATCAATGGAAAAGTATTAAAGATAAATACTCCGAGATAAGCATTCCAGTCCAGATGCCCATACCCGTAAACAGTCTGGAAAACGATTCCTTCAATAATTGAAATCCCCGTGAAAAAAAACAGCAGGATACTCATGGAAATACAATGACCTGCCCATTTTGCTTTTGAGAAAAAAGTACTTTTTTCAATAAGGAAAAAGCCGGATGAGTGACTCCTCCAATACAGGTCGTTGAGAAAATAAACCACGACCAATATACCCAATATATGGAAGTTTTCAGAAATGGTGGTTGCCATCAGTCCTGAACTGGCGTATTTTTGAGGCAGGCGGATCCCTTTCTCAATTTCGGCATACATTTCCATTCCTATGAAGAATAGCAGGAGGATGGTGACAGCAGGAATAGTAACGGTTTTAAATAAATAAATCAGGTCGGTTTTTGCAAATGACAGGATGGCCTGAACGGAAGATTTTCTATTGAAAATTGGGAATGCAACCTTGTATTCCTCCGAAGAAATCACAGGTGAAGAATAGCGCTGAGGCTCTTTTTTTATTTTTCTTTTTGAAATATGGGAAAATGAGAACAGTCTGAAGGAAAGCAGCAGGAAAATAACTGATATTCCAGAGAACATAAGCCTGTTGAACAATAAATAATGCGTAAAAGGTACAATTTGTGTGTTCTTCTGATGAACGGAAAACACTTTGGCATCCATAAAATAAGAGGAAATGCCGAAAGGATCAAGCCATGCCGAAAGTTGCTGTGCTTCCAATGACTGAGGCATGCTTCCTGCCATAAAAGGAGAATTGGAAAATAGCAGGACAACCATGTACAATACATACAAGAATAAACCGGTTACAACAACGAGTAATTTTTTCCTGATGATGAAAGATACAAAAAACAACAAACTGCTGATGAAAAAAGTATTGAACAGACCGAAAACCAGCAAAGGATATAAGTAATACACCACTTGGAATCCATCCTGCATTTCGCTTCCTGTCCGCATTGCCTGTCCAGTCATAAAACCAGTCATAAGAAAAAAGAAACTTAAAAAAAGTTGTACATAATACGAACAGAATTTTCCGGTCAGATAAGATTTTTTATCGACCGGAAATGAGAACATCAGTAAATCGAACCGGCTATCAGCTTCCTTGAAAAGCAGCTGTAAAGCATAAATGACTCCGGGAAAGATGAGCGAAATGCTGAGTAGTCCGGTCATAAAACCAATGGTATAAGGTGAGTTTAAAAAAATACCTTCTCCAACGGTAAGATTAAACCGGCTGCCGCAAAAGATACCTATTCCTGTTAAGGCTAAGGCAATCAGGTACCCGGACCGGTGCTTTATATGGCGTCCGGCCTCAAATAAAAATATAGTGTTCATGACTAAGGTTTTTGAGTTAGAGTATGAAAGTAAACATGTTCCAATAAAGGTTGTACAGAATAGAAACCTTTGGGATATTCCTGAGAAAAAACGGTGATATGCAGTGCTCTTTCAATTAGCTGCTGGCTGATAATATCATAGTGTAAAGTATACTGTTTCAGCTCATTTTTATCGATAGGTTTAGACCATATTTTGTTTTCCAGTTCTGCAATTAATGCTCCCGGGCTGCCTTGTATAAGGATCTTACCATGATTCATAACAGCCATTTCCGAGCAAAGGTTTCTTACATCTTCCACCAGATGGGTGGAAAGGATCACAATAACATCCCGGCTGATGTCATTCAGCAAAGCATTGAAACGGTTGCGTTCCTCAGGATCTAGACCGGCCGTAGGTTCATCTACGATGATGATCTTGGGTGCACCCAATAAAGCCTGCGCCACTCCGAATCGCTGCTTCATTCCCCCGGAGAAGGTATGAACCTCTTTATTCCTGAAATCTGCAAGGTTGACCTTCTCCAGTAGATTTATAATCTGATTTTTCCGCTGATTCTTGTCTGAAACACCCTTCAATACTGCGATATGTTCCAGCAGATCATATGCAGAAACCCTAGGGTAAACCCCGAAATCCTGAGGCAGAAACCCCAAATGTTTTTTGATATAATCTGGATTCTGGGTAACATCCGTTCCGTTAAAGATGATATTCCCGGAAGTAGGTTTCCGGAGGCCTACAATGGTTTTCATTAAAGATGATTTACCCGCTCCATTAGGACCAAGCAGGCCGAACATTCCGTTTTTGATCTCCAGTGAAATGTTCTGAATAGCTTGATGTCCATTAGGATAAGTGAGGCTGAGCTGGTTAACAGATAATGTATTCATAATTTTGAGTTTGGGTAATACAATGACAGGCGGTCTTTCGACAGCTGTTTTTTGAAGTTAGAAGTTAGTGGGCTGGAAGCTGGAAGTAATGGGAAATTTTAACTCTTAATACTTGGCTTCGCTCCGTAGCCGGCTATTCTTTAAATTCAAGAATATCTCCGGGCTGGCATTCCAGGATTTTGCAGATGGCCTCAAGGGTATCGAAACGTACTCCTTTGGCTTTTCCGGTTTTCAGGATGGAAAGATTGACGGGAGTAATTCCCAGTTTTTCTGCCAATTCTTTACTCTGCATCTTTCTTTTGGCAAGCATTACATCCAAGTTGACTATAATCGGCATTTTATATAAATAGATCTTGTTCGTTTTGCAAATGTAGCCCTTGTTTAAAAATATTGGCAAGAAACAGGCAGAAAATTCCAAGCATAAAGTGAATAAACACCAGTCCCCATATAATACTTTCCACTTCCACAAAGAAACTCGCGATAATAACCAGGGGAAGGGGAATGAAAATATTATACAGGTAAAATCTCTTAAGTTGACCTATATTTTTTTTCGTAAATAATTTGTCGCGGAAGAATACCCTGAAAACTCCGGCAGAAAGCCAGAAAAAAATTCCATAGGAAATTAAAACCAGAAGAAATGAAAACATAATGTACGGATGATTGTTTTCAATATTCAGAAAAGGACTTTCCGTAAACGGATAATTGATGTGAAGGTATTGTCCGTCTTTGTACGGAACAACAGAAAAATCCGTAGCTAAACAAAGAATGGAGTATACAAAAGTGATTAAATAGCCTAC
Coding sequences within:
- the rpsO gene encoding 30S ribosomal protein S15 codes for the protein MYLTTEKKQEIFAKHGKSAQDTGSAEGQIALFTFRINHLSAHLKSNHKDFNTEKSLVKLVGKRKRLLDYLKNKDIARYRAIIAELGLRK
- a CDS encoding sugar MFS transporter, whose protein sequence is MNKEVQSQSRNYTVPLITITLLFFMWGFITCMNDILIPYLKQLFKLTFFESMLVQFCFFGAYFIGSLVYFLISISKGDPINKVGYKKGILFGIVLAAFGCILFYPAATFSYYPLFLGALFILGLGFTVLQITANAYVSLLGSEESASSRLNMTQAFNAFGTTIAPVLGGHLIFELFSEPDGTFSAVATRIPYLIFAAILLLVGLLISRVKLPSFQMETEETLQGWGALKFNHLKFGVFTMFCYVGGEVAVGSFIISFLEETMKFNEAISKNYLSLYWGGAMIGRFLGAISLNQSMSQAKKAVFMLGAATLVFLVIFSIVNLSFAQISFFLVFILLNFAAFFVGKAAPARTLSIFAAINVILLISTMVNHGEMAMYSVLGIGIFNSIMFSNIYTLAISGLGKYTSQGSSLVVMAILGGAIVPILQGYLADQFGVQQSFIIPVFCYLVILIFGAYCTKFLGHVESTEAKSGH
- a CDS encoding outer membrane beta-barrel family protein, whose protein sequence is MARIFSFLLIWMFLFSSYLSAQTMQGLSLSGTISSEKTEQMEINLFDSEQKLIKTEIADANGKFSFNDLKPGTYRLKINRNGSEIYHSDNIALAGNTSLPPIDLKIKSIEGVTITKTRPLIERQDGKMIMNVENSIASTGNSAFEVLEKAPGVNIDSNDNISLRGKGNLLIQIDGKNTPMTGSDLANYLKGLPSSSIGTGKYVKNNNSFSINHRNKKFNIFGNYSFAYRELYNHLILDRNFYNNNNFEKAYLQDNYLKFGIKSHVAKAGMDYYMNDKNVLGFSLGLVTSRLNLDGDNNNITLNNNRIPESTFNTLSTTKNDWDNFSVNLNHKYALDSLGSELTTDFDYINYTNSSLQNFETKTHLISENSDRLDILKGDINGKLNIYSLKSDLAKNLKNDWKLEGGIKTSFVKNDSDLKFFNLDAGNPVFDPSKSNHFIYEENINAIYGNVSKKWEKLKMTAGLRVENTNIKGTQLATNQVNKQNYTQLFPSAVFSYDLTDKSNLEINFSRRITRPSYMQLNPFKFYLDPTTSKTGNPDLSPQTMMNYEITYSLSNKYFFTLSYSKTSDNITDVIKPVIEDGKNVTVQTIENLSSVSNYGLYLIAPVKVTQWWDMNNNANFYYATYTGNVSETQINNKGNFNFNINSINSFKLGNGFTAEVTGNYRTREIYAYMDVRPIWYLNIGAQKKFKNNSILKLAFNDVFFSSNPKAQTVFNNYVENFVVKRDSRVVTLSYTYNFGSSKNGQPRKTGGAEDLKQRIGS
- a CDS encoding polyribonucleotide nucleotidyltransferase, which encodes MSIPQAFTETVTLADGREITIETGKLAKQADGSVVVKCGGTMLLATVVANKEANPGVDFLPLTVDYREKFYAGGRIPGNFFRREAKPSDDEVLTMRLVDRVLRPLFPEDFHAEVQVMISLISYDKEVMPEALAGLAASAAIAITDIPFNGPMSEARVIKIDGELSVNPSYENLLKADIDIMVGATKDSIVMVEGEMKEISEQEMLEAINFAHAEIKKQIEAQERLAAKVGKSFPKREYSHEEHDEAIREKVWNECYNKVYEVAKTPSNKEERGEKFKAVLEEFLAQYAEDEEELARVTPFVKVYYHDVEKEAMRQMILEDNIRLDGRDPQTIRPIWSEIDYLPGAHGSAIFTRGETQSLTAVTLGSVKDANMIDSVITQHDERFFLHYNFPPFSTGEARPLRGTSRREVGHGNLAQRALTAVIPQENPYTIRIVSDILESNGSSSMATVCAGTLALMDAGVQITKPVSGIAMGLITDKKSGKWTVLSDILGDEDHLGDMDFKVTGTADGITACQMDIKIQGLSMDIMEKALMQAKDGRLHILNKITETIAQPRPDVKPHAPKMVIMEIAKDFIGAVIGPGGKIIQQLQKDTDTVVSIEEIGEIGRIEIAGTDREKINAAIAKINEITFVPVVGEVYKGKVVKVMDFGAFVAIAKGTEGLLHISEIEWKRLDKVPYAEGDEVEVKFMGYDDRKKMKLSRKVLLPRPPKPEGKPKAEGQGRPQGGKPAENQTPTTEA
- a CDS encoding DUF4260 domain-containing protein, yielding MKFQLQLEYAAFLILGILAFAQTGYSWWWFAGLFLAPDISMLGYTINNKAGAFCYNLFHHLGIAIVVYLAGTVLALPYLQMIGAILFSHSAFDRILGYGLKYPDSFQNTHLGKIGKKAE
- a CDS encoding MarR family winged helix-turn-helix transcriptional regulator, with protein sequence MEKLNSIIFYNIDKAIRAYRNYAQRQLKANGFTITIDQWLIIKAILENPGITQNEIGDLVFKDNASVTRIIDIMVKSEYIIRHVHPEDRRKTNLKVTESGKEIIEKVQNIVEKNRKTALEGISKKELEVMYSALLKISENCLNSKK